A DNA window from Camelina sativa cultivar DH55 chromosome 13, Cs, whole genome shotgun sequence contains the following coding sequences:
- the LOC104737186 gene encoding phospholipase D gamma 1-like has protein sequence MAYHPVYTETMSMGGGSSHGFGQQFVPFATSSGSLRVELLHGNLDIWVKEAKHLPNMDGFHNKLGGMLSGLGRRNSTKVEGEKSSKITSDPYVTVSISGAVIGRTFVISNSENPVWMQHFDVPVAHSAAEVHFVVKDSDIIGSQIMGAVGIPTEQLCSGNRIEGLFPILNSSGKPCKAGAVLGLSIQYTPMERMRLYQMGVGFGNDCVGVPGTYFPLRKGGRVTLYQDAHVDDGTLPSVHLDGGIQYRHGKCWEDMADAIRQARRLIYITGWSVFHPVRLVRENNDPTKGTLGDLLKDKSQEGVRVLVLVWDDPTSRSLLGFKTQGVMNTSDEETRRFFKHSSVQVLLCPRSGGKGHSFIKKSEVGTIYTHHQKTVIVDADAAQNRRKIVAFVGGLDLCNGRFDTPKHSLFRTLKTLHKDDFHNPNFVTTADDGPREPWHDLHSKIDGPAAYDVLANFEERWLKASKPRGIGKLRSSSDDSLLRIDRIPDIMGLSEASSANDNDPESWHVQIFRSIDSSSVKGFPKDPKEATGRNLLCGKNILIDMSIHAAYVKAIRSAQHFIYIENQYFLGSSFNWDSNKDLGANNLIPMEIALKIANKIRAREKFAAYIVIPMWPEGAPTSNPIQRILYWQHKTMQMMYQTIHKALVEVGLDGQLEPQDFLNFFCLGTREVSDGTVSVYNSPRTPPQPNANANASQVHALKSRRFMIYVHSKGMVVDDEFVLIGSANINQRSLEGTRDTEIAMGGYQPHHSWAMKGSRPRGQIFGYRMSLWAEHLGFLEQGFEEPENMECVRRVRQLSELNWRQYAAEEVTEMQGHLLKYPVHVDRTGKVSSLPGCETFPDLGGKIIGSFLALQENLTI, from the exons atgGCGTATCATCCGGTTTATACTGAGACGATGTCAATGGGAGGAGGGTCAAGCCACGGGTTTGGCCAGCAATTCGTGCCCTTTGCTACGAGTAGTGGCTCTTTGAGGGTTGAGTTGTTACATGGTAACTTAGACATTTGGGTTAAGGAAGCTAAACATCTTCCTAACATGGATGGGTTCCATAACAAACTTGGTGGGATGTTGTCTGGGTTAGGCAGGAGGAACAGTACTAAAGTGGAAGGTGAGAAGTCTTCAAAGATCACAAGTGATCCTTATGTCACTGTCTCTATCTCTGGTGCTGTCATTGGTAGAACTTTCGTGATTAGCAACAGCGAGAATCCTGTTTGGATGCAGCATTTTGATGTACCCGTGGCTCATAGTGCTGCTGAAGTGCATTTTGTGGTGAAAGATAGTGATATTATTGGTTCACAGATCATGGGAGCTGTTGGTATCCCTACTGAGCAGTTGTGTTCAGGGAATAGAATCGAAGGGCTGTTTCCTATACTTAACAGTAGTGGGAAGCCTTGTAAAGCTGGTGCTGTGTTGGGTTTGTCTATTCAGTACACTCCTATGGAAAGAATGAGACTTTACCAAATGGGTGTTGGTTTTGGTAATGACTGTGTTGGAGTTCCTGGAACATACTTCCCTTTGAGGAAAGGTGGTAGGGTTACTCTGTATCAGGATGCTCATGTTGATGACGGTACTCTTCCGAGTGTACATCTCGATGGTGGGATTCAGTATAGACATGGGAAGTGCTGGGAGGATATGGCTGATGCAATAAGACAGGCAAGAAGGTTGATTTATATCACAGGTTGGTCAGTTTTCCATCCGGTTAGGCTGGTTCGTGAGAACAATGATCCGACCAAAGGTACACTAGGGGATTTGCTTAAAGATAAATCTCAAGAAGGTGTTAGAGTGTTGGTTTTGGTGTGGGATGATCCAACTTCAAGGAGCCTTCTGGGATTCAAAACA CAAGGAGTTATGAACACAAGCGATGAGGAGACTCGCCGTTTTTTCAAGCATTCGTCCGTGCAGGTTCTCCTTTGTCCCAGATCTGGGGGGAAAGGTCACAGCTtcataaaaaaatct GAAGTTGGAACAATCTATACCCATCATCAAAAAACTGTGATTGTAGATGCTGATGCAGCTCAGAACAGAAGAAAGATCGTAGCATTTGTTGGAGGGCTAGACTTGTGCAACGGACGATTTGATACTCCGAAGCATTCTCTCTTCAGGACATTAAAGACACTCCATAAAGATGACTTCCATAAcccaaattttgtg aCTACTGCAGATGATGGACCAAGAGAACCATGGCATGATCTTCACAGCAAGATTGATGGTCCAGCTGCATATGATGTGCTTGCTAATTTTGAGGAACGCTGGCTAAAAGCTTCCAAACCTCGCGGAATTGGGAAACTAAGATCGTCTTCTGATGATTCTTTGCTTAGGATAGACAGAATTCCCGACATCATGGGACTTTCTGAAGCTTCTTCTGCTAATGATAATGATCCAGAGTCTTGGCATGTTCAG ATTTTCCGTTCAATTGATTCAAGTTCAGTCAAAGGGTTTCCGAAGGACCCAAAGGAAGCTACTGGAAGA AATCTTCTATGTGGGAAGAATATTCTCATAGATATGAGCATACACGCAGCTTATGTTAAGGCCATACGGTCAGCTCAGCACTTCATCTACATTGAAAACCAATATTTTCTTGGATCATCATTCAACTGGGATTCGAACAAGGACTTGG GTGCTAATAATCTTATCCCGATGGAAATCGCACTTAAGATTGCTAATAAGATTAGAGCAAGGGAGAAGTTTGCTGCTTATATTGTCATTCCAATGTGGCCGGAAGGTGCTCCAACAAGTAACCCTATTCAGAGGATTCTCTACTGGCAG cacaaaacaatgcaaatgaTGTATCAAACCATCCACAAGGCACTTGTTGAAGTTGGTCTTGATGGGCAGCTTGAGCCACAAGACTTTTTGAACTTTTTCTGTCTTGGAACCAGAGAGGTCTCTGATGGAACAGTTAGCGTATATAATAGTCCACGGACTCCACCTCAgccaaatgcaaatgcaaatgcTTCACAG GTTCACGCTTTGAAGAGTCGGAGATTCATGATATATGTTCATTCCAAAGGTATGGTAGTGGATGATGAGTTTGTCTTAATTGGTTCTGCGAATATCAACCAGAGATCCTTGGAAGGAACTAGAGACACTGAAATCGCCATGGGAGGGTATCAGCCTCACCATTCATGGGCTATGAAAGGTTCTCGTCCTCGTGGTCAG ATTTTTGGATATAGAATGTCCTTATGGGCAGAACATCTAGGGTTTCTGGAGCAAGGTTTCGAGGAACCAGAGAACATGGAATGCGTAAGACGAGTAAGGCAATTGAGTGAGCTCAATTGGAGACAGTATGCAGCAGAGGAGGTAACAGAGATGCAAGGTCAT CTTCTCAAGTATCCAGTCCACGTCGATAGAACAGGCAAAGTGAGTTCTCTTCCTGGATGCGAGACATTCCCAGATCTCGGTGGCAAGATCATAGGCTCGTTCCTTGCGCTCCAAGAAAATCTCACCATCTAA
- the LOC104737187 gene encoding ubiquitin carboxyl-terminal hydrolase MINDY-1-like, with the protein MATASSSPPPPPSDSPSEETQTNQEAMIQHDLPKEATTTTTTEEEEEVLYKTKSIQFLGRTTPIILQNENGPCPLLAICNVLLLRNNLNLNPDCYEVSQERLMSLVVDRLIDSNSKVNNKDEGYIENQQQNIADAIDLLPRLTTGIDVNIKFRRIDDFEFTPECAIFDLLDIPLYHGWIVDPQDVEAANAIGSKSYNALMGELVALETQNVEARGDQNPGEDSVDFAAATTAALGVPSPCLLKTRSFDESPPAAAELHRMRKGDLEEETELLQALQLSQGQGNDSAPNTHEDSINQDSTFTFSDASPTSTHCANISQLEQFKSDDDKASENDKDMLKVGEFPTSITTKSEDHNHVQLSSRESECEAAFDVENVSSSKEAIVDGTSSEGLSVDKANMESTKMEHSSQSLLKSDAASVGPDISCTSHHDDVPNAFTSPVSTDEPMYEGEECVNTVAPVCADKEPVYEGESLLGKRVGKNVGDCSSEGRAMDGLSAKEGELIRNFMKNSASQLTFCGLFRLQEGLKERELCVFFRNNHFCTMFKYEGELYLLATDQGYLNQPDLVWEKLNEVNGDTAFMTATFKDFKVDSSTGGASGTWDERNAVTNTADYLASINNVADTDIDVNSDLQLAIALQQQEFEDQSPRSNPAPQPTDVAASRLVTGPQVPRSSQRPSSAASSRHDGKSPKDKDSKCRIM; encoded by the exons ggaggttttGTATAAGACGAAATCGATTCAGTTCCTTGGACGAACCACTCCTATCATTCTCCAAAACGAAAATGGACCTTGTCCTTTGTTAGCAATTT GTAATGTTCTTCTCTTAAGAAACAACTTGAATCTAAATCCCGACTGTTATGAGGTGTCGCAAGAGAGATTGATGTCTCTTGTGGTCGACAGACTGATTGATTCCAATAGTAAAGTCAAT AACAAAGATGAAGGATATATTGAAAATCAACAACAGAACATTGCTGATGCAATTGATCTTCTTCCACGCCTTACGACTGGAATTGATGTCAATATTAAATTCAGGAG gattgatgattttgagtTCACACCTGAATGTGCAATATTTGATTTGCTAGACATTCCTTTATATCATGGATGGATAGTTGATCCCCAG GATGTCGAAGCAGCTAATGCAATTGGCAGCAAGTCATATAATGCTCTAATGGGTGAGCTAGTTGCACTGGAGACGCAGAATGTAGAGGCTCGAGGTGATCAAAATCCTGGAGAAGATTCTGTTGATTTTGCTGCGGCAACTACTGCAGCTTTAGGGGTACCTTCACCATGTCTTTTGAAAACAAGATCTTTTGATGAATCTCCACCTGCTGCTGCAGAACTTCACAGAATGAGAAAGGGggatcttgaagaagaaacagagttgtTGCAAGCGTTGCAATTATCACAGGGGCAGGGGAATGATTCAGCTCCAAACACTCACGAAGACTCAATAAATCAAGACTCTACGTTCACATTTTCAGATGCAAGTCCAACTAGCACCCATTGTGCTAATATCAGTCAGCTAGAACAGTTCAAATCTGATGATGATAAAGCATCAGAAAATGATAAGGACATGCTCAAAGTTGGGGAATTTCCGACATCAATTACAACCAAAAGTGAGGATCATAACCATGTTCAGTTATCTTCTAGGGAATCTGAATGTGAAGCGGCTTTTGATGTTGAGAATGTGAGTAGCAGCAAAGAGGCCATTGTCGATGGAACTTCTTCTGAGGGACTCTCTGTGGATAAGGCTAATATGGAGTCAACCAAAATGGAACACAGTTCTCAGAGTTTACTCAAGTCTGATGCAGCTTCTGTTGGTCCAG ATATTAGTTGCACATCTCACCATGACGATGTACCCAATGCTTTTACCTCCCCCGTATCTACCGATGAACCTATGTATGAAGGTGAGGAATGTGTAAACACAGTGGCTCCAGTTTGTGCAGACAAAGAACCCGTTTACGAAGGTGAGTCACTTCTTGGTAAAAGGGTTGGGAAGAATGTTGGTGATTGTTCTTCTGAAGGGAGGGCTATGGATGGGCTCTCTGCAAAAGAAG GTGAACTAATCAGGAACTTTATGAAGAATAGTGCCAGTCAATTAACCTTTTGTGG TCTCTTTCGCTTGCAAGAGGGTCTTAAAGAACGTGAACTCTGTGTTTTTTTCCGTAACAATCATTTCTGCACCATGTTCAAG TATGAAGGTGAACTTTATCTTTTGGCTACAGATCAAGGTTACCTGAATCAGCCTGATTTGGTTTGGGAAAAATTAAACGAG GTTAATGGCGACACTGCATTCATGACTGCCACCTTCAAGGACTTCAAAGTTGACAGCAGCACAGGTGGCGCAAGTGGCACATGGGATGAAAGAAACGCAGTCACAAATACGGCT GATTACCTTGCCAGCATCAACAACGTGGCGGACACAGACATAGATGTCAA CTCTGATCTACAACTGGCAATAGCTTTGCAACAACAAGAGTTCGAGGACCAGAGCCCACGTAGTAACCCAGCTCCACAACCAACAGATGTTGCTGCCTCACGATTGGTCACTGGTCCACAG GTACCAAGGAGCAGCCAGAGGCCATCATCAGCTGCGTCTTCAAGACATGACGGCAAATCCCCTAAAGATAAAGATAGCAAATGTAGAATCATGTAA
- the LOC104737185 gene encoding hydroxymethylglutaryl-CoA synthase, which produces MAKNVGILAMDIYFPPTCVQQEALEAHDGASKGKYTIGLGQDCLAFCTELEDVISMSLNAVTSLFDKYKIDPKQIGRLEVGSETVIDKSKSIKTFLMQLFEKCGNSDVEGVDSTNACYGGTAALLNCVNWVESNSWDGRYGLVICTDSAVYAEGPARPTGGAAAIAMLIGPDAPIVFESKLRGSHMAHVYDFYKPNLASEYPVVDGKLSQTCYLMALDSCYKHLCNKFEKIEGKEFSINDADYFVFHSPYNKLVQKSFARLLYNDFLRNASSIDEAAKEKFTPYSSLSLDESYQSRDLEKVAQQLAKSFYDAKVQPTTLIPKEVGNMYTASLYAAFASLIHNKHNDLVGKRVVMFSYGSGSTATMFSLRLCENQSPFSVSNIASVMDVGGKLKARHKYAPEKFVETMKLMEHRYGAKDFVTSKEGIIDLLAPGTYYLKEVDSLYRRFYGKKGDESIANGH; this is translated from the exons ATGGCGAAGAACGTTGGGATATTGGCTATGGATATCTATTTCCCTCCCACCTGTGTTCAACAG GAAGCGTTGGAAGCTCATGATGGAGCAAGCAAAGGGAAATACACTATTGGACTTGGTCAAGATTGCTTAGCTTTTTGCACTGAGCTTGAAGATGTCATCTCTATGag TCTCAATGCGGTGACATCACTTTTTGACAAGTATAAGATTGATCCGAAGCAAATTGGGCGTCTTGAAGTAGGAAGTGAGACTGTCATTGACAaaagcaagtccatcaagacctTCTTGATGCAGCTCTTTGAG AAATGTGGAAACAGTGATGTTGAAGGTGTTGACTCAACCAATGCTTGCTATGGCGGAACTGCAGCTTTGTTAAACTGTGTCAATTGGGTTGAGAGTAACTCATGGGATGGACGTTATGGCCTTGTCATTTGTACAGACAGCGCG GTGTATGCAGAAGGACCTGCAAGGCCCACTGGAGGAGCAGCTGCGATTGCTATGTTGATAGGACCTGATGCTCCTATTGTTTTCGAAAGCAAATTGAGAGGAAGCCATATGGCTCATGTCTATGACTTTTACAAGCCTAATCTTGCTAGCGAGTACCCG GTTGTTGATGGTAAGCTTTCACAGACTTGCTACCTTATGGCTCTTGATTCTTGCTATAAACATTTATGCAACAA GTTTGAGAAAATTGAAGGGAAAGAGTTCTCCATCAATGATGCTGATTACTTTGTTTTCCATTCTCCATACAATAAA CTTGTACAGAAAAGCTTTGCTCGTCTCTTGTACAATGACTTCTTGAGAAACGCAAG CTCCATTGACGAAGCTGCCAAAGAAAAGTTCACCCCTTATTCATCTTTGTCCCTCGACGAGAGTTACCAAAGCCGTGATCTTGAAAAG GTGGCACAACAACTTGCAAAATCATTTTATGATGCTAAAGTGCAACCAACGACTTTAATACCAAAGGAAGTTGGTAACATGTACACCGCTTCACTTTACGCTGCATTTGCCTCCCTCATCCACAATAAACACAACGATTtg GTGGGAAAGCGGGTGGTTATGTTTTCATATGGAAGTGGTTCAACCGCAACAATGTTCTCATTACGCCTCTGCGAAAATCAGTCCCCTTTCAGTGTTTCAAACATCGCATCTGTAATGGATGTGGGCGGTAAATTGAAGGCTAGACATAAG TATGCACCAGAGAAATTTGTGGAGACAATGAAGCTAATGGAACATAGGTATGGAGCAAAGGACTTTGTGACAAGTAAGGAGGGTATTATAGACCTTTTGGCTCCGGGAACTTATTATCTGAAAGAGGTTGATTCCTTGTACCGGAGATTCTATGGCAAGAAAGGTGACGAATCCATAGCCAATGGACACTGA